The following coding sequences are from one Lemur catta isolate mLemCat1 chromosome 16, mLemCat1.pri, whole genome shotgun sequence window:
- the RNMT gene encoding mRNA cap guanine-N7 methyltransferase encodes MEKSANAEEYEKMSLEQAKSSVNSETESSFSINESTTASGTGLSEKTPICEQADTPKKRKEFEDNLAKESSSYGEDTPSKKRKLDAKIVPEEKGSGDDEDMSKKRKRETDDVPKDEPSAGDGTQKKRKIELEDVPEKQKNLEEGHGSAVAAHYNELQEVGLEKRSQSRIFYLRNFNNWMKSVLIGEFLEKVRQKKNRDITVLDLGCGKGGDLLKWKKGRISKLVCTDIADVSIKQCQQRYEDMKNRRDNEYIFSAEFITADCSKELLMDRFHDPGMCFDICSCQFVCHYSFESYEQADMMLRNACERLSPGGYFIGTTPNSFELIRRLEASETESFGNEIYTVKFQKKGDYPLFGCKYDFNLEGVVDVPEFLVYFPLLNEMVKKYNMKLVYKKTFLEFYEEKIKNNENKMLLKRMQGLEPYPANENSKLASEKVDDYEHAAKYMKKSQVRLPLGTLSKSEWEATSIYLVFAFEKQQ; translated from the exons ATGGAAAAGTCTGCAAATGCAGAGGAATATGAAAAGATGTCTCTTGAACAGGCAAAATCCTCAGTAAATTCTGAAACAGAGTCTTCATTTAGTATTAATGAAAGTACAACAGCTTCTGGGACTGGGCTTTCTGAAAAGACTCCTATCTGTGAGCAAGCAGACACgccaaaaaagaggaaagagtttGAAGATAATCTTGCAAAGGAAAGTTCCAGTTATGGGGAAGACACTCcatccaagaaaagaaaacttgatGCTAAAATTGTCCCAGAGGAAAAAGGTTCTGGTGATGATGAAGACatgtcaaagaaaagaaaaagagaaactgatGATGTTCCAAAAGATGAACCTTCTGCTGGAGATGGcactcaaaaaaagagaaaaatagaacttGAGGATGTTCCTGAAAAGCAGAAA aacctggAAGAAGGACATGGCTCAGCAGTAGCTGCCCACTACAATGAACTTCAGGAAGTTGGTTTGGAGAAGCGTAGTCAAAGTCGTATTTTTTACCTAAGAAACTTTAATAACTGGATGAAAAGTGTTCTCATTG ggGAATTTTTAGAGAAGGTACGACAGAAAAAAAACCGAGATATCACTGTTTTGGACCTGGGATGTGGTAAAGGTGGAGATTTGCTCAAGTGGAAAAAGGGAAGAATTAGCAAGCTCGTTTGTACTG ATATTGCTGACGTTTCTATCAAACAGTGTCAGCAGCGGTATGAAGACATGAAAAATCGTCgtgataatgaatatattttcagtgCAGAATTTATAACTGCTGACTGCTCAAAG gaACTTTTGATGGACAGATTTCATGACCCAGGAATGTGCTTTGACATCTGCAGTTGTCAGTTTGTCTGTCATTACTCATTTGAGTCCTATGAGCAGGCTGATATGATGCTCAGAAATGCCTGTGAGAGACTTAGCCCTGGGGGCTATTTTATTGGTACTACCCCCAATAGCTTTGAACTGAT AAGACGCCTTGAAGCTTCAGAAACAGAAtcatttggaaatgaaatatatactgtgaaatttcagaagaaaGGAGATTATCCTTTATTTGGCTGCAAATATGACTTCAACTTGGAAGGTGTTGTGGATGTCCCTGAATTCTTGGTGTATTTTCCATTGCTAAATGA AATGGTGAAGAAGTACAATATGAAGCTAGTCTACAAAAAAACATTTCTGGAATTCTATGAAGAAAAGATtaagaacaatgaaaataaaatgctgttaAAACGAATGCAAGGCCTGGAG CCATATCCTGCAAATGAGAATTCTAAACTTGCCTCTGAGAAGGTGGATGACTATGAACATGCAGCAAAGTACATGAAGAAAAGTCAAGTAAGGTTACCTTTg gGAACCTTAAGTAAATCAGAATGGGAAGCCACAA